A genomic region of Microbacterium schleiferi contains the following coding sequences:
- a CDS encoding DNA glycosylase AlkZ-like family protein has protein sequence MLTDRPRLVELFDFEFILEQFKPKAQRIYGYFVYPILIGDRFAGLLDAELDKKKESLVVAAVHELIPFDDEEREMVDAEIRDLGEWLGVPVVFSSGRR, from the coding sequence ATGCTCACCGACCGGCCGCGGCTTGTGGAACTGTTCGACTTCGAGTTCATCCTCGAACAGTTCAAGCCGAAGGCGCAGCGCATCTACGGCTACTTCGTGTATCCGATTCTCATCGGTGACCGCTTTGCCGGTCTGCTGGATGCCGAGCTCGACAAGAAGAAGGAGAGCCTCGTCGTGGCGGCGGTCCATGAACTGATCCCGTTCGACGACGAGGAGCGGGAGATGGTGGATGCAGAGATTCGCGACCTCGGGGAATGGCTCGGCGTTCCCGTCGTCTTCTCCTCGGGACGCCGGTAG
- a CDS encoding DUF2200 domain-containing protein produces MHRIFTTSFASVYPLYVAKAERKGRTKAEVDEIIEWLTGFDEGELERHRDEQTTFEEFFADAELNPRVSAITGVVCGVRVEEIEDPLMQKIRYLDKLIDELAKGKAMSKILREA; encoded by the coding sequence ATGCACCGCATCTTCACGACGAGTTTCGCCTCGGTCTACCCCCTCTATGTCGCGAAGGCCGAACGCAAAGGACGCACGAAGGCGGAGGTCGACGAGATCATCGAGTGGCTCACCGGCTTCGACGAGGGCGAGCTGGAGCGCCACCGCGACGAGCAGACGACGTTCGAGGAGTTCTTTGCGGATGCCGAGCTCAACCCTCGTGTCTCGGCGATCACCGGCGTCGTGTGCGGTGTGCGTGTCGAAGAGATCGAGGATCCGTTGATGCAGAAGATCCGATACCTCGACAAGCTCATCGACGAACTCGCCAAGGGCAAGGCGATGTCGAAGATCCTCCGGGAGGCGTGA
- a CDS encoding RNA polymerase sigma factor, with amino-acid sequence MSSADAITGSIPASADNLPATVFEATAHNADRAFEAAITPLVPLLLRYFTRRVTPADDAADCTSETLLALWRHRSRLPQSEEERRAWAYGIARKVLANHQRGRVRRAIADDALRAAAAVPVAPVPDEAFTAAEALTLLTPRDQELVRLVVWEELSVADAGRALGIRPGTARTRYSRALSRLRETYAILDQS; translated from the coding sequence GTGAGCTCCGCAGACGCCATCACCGGCAGCATCCCCGCATCGGCCGATAATCTCCCGGCCACCGTGTTCGAAGCGACCGCACACAACGCTGACCGTGCCTTCGAAGCGGCGATCACCCCGCTCGTTCCCCTCCTACTGCGCTACTTCACGCGCCGCGTCACACCCGCCGACGACGCAGCCGACTGCACGTCGGAAACGCTTCTGGCCCTGTGGCGCCACCGCTCACGGCTGCCACAGTCCGAGGAAGAACGCCGCGCGTGGGCTTACGGGATCGCCCGAAAGGTGCTCGCCAACCACCAGCGTGGCCGCGTCCGACGCGCAATCGCAGACGATGCACTTCGCGCCGCGGCAGCCGTACCGGTTGCCCCCGTGCCCGATGAAGCCTTCACGGCCGCGGAGGCACTCACTCTGCTCACACCGCGTGACCAGGAACTGGTGCGCCTCGTCGTGTGGGAGGAACTCTCCGTCGCGGATGCCGGCCGAGCGCTCGGCATCCGCCCGGGAACAGCACGAACCCGCTACTCACGGGCACTCAGCCGGCTCCGCGAGACATACGCGATCCTCGACCAGTCCTGA
- a CDS encoding PLDc N-terminal domain-containing protein — protein sequence MAAHNPLLPAAYDIAWSAIAAVALALTVVALIALVRSAGRLPAGLLLLWALLILFVPVVGPALWLTAGRRTNSTTSGNQPERIRSES from the coding sequence ATGGCCGCGCACAATCCGCTCCTCCCCGCCGCATATGACATCGCGTGGTCGGCGATCGCGGCCGTTGCCCTCGCGCTGACAGTCGTGGCGCTGATTGCGCTTGTCCGCTCCGCCGGGCGGCTGCCGGCCGGACTGCTGCTGCTCTGGGCCCTCCTGATCCTCTTCGTTCCGGTCGTCGGCCCCGCGCTCTGGCTGACTGCGGGGCGTCGGACCAACTCCACGACGAGCGGCAACCAGCCAGAGCGGATCAGGTCGGAGTCCTAG
- a CDS encoding VOC family protein, protein MPLLDHIALTVDDVPAAASQFEPVLLALGYTRSDADSIVFWTCPGESELIFYPAREPGTGPHRHGRVGWQHLAFAVASRDEVDRLHEIAVGAGWTPVRDPKTYPRFTDRYYASFVEDANGIRIEFMHNPPRDAQR, encoded by the coding sequence ATGCCGCTGCTTGACCACATCGCCCTGACTGTCGACGATGTCCCCGCCGCGGCGAGCCAGTTCGAGCCCGTGCTGCTCGCGCTCGGGTACACCCGATCGGATGCCGACAGCATCGTGTTCTGGACGTGCCCGGGCGAGTCCGAGCTCATCTTCTACCCGGCGCGCGAGCCCGGTACGGGTCCGCACCGCCACGGCCGGGTCGGCTGGCAGCATCTGGCGTTTGCGGTGGCCTCCCGAGACGAGGTCGACCGCCTCCACGAGATCGCAGTCGGCGCCGGCTGGACGCCCGTGCGCGACCCGAAGACCTATCCACGGTTCACCGACCGCTACTACGCATCCTTCGTCGAGGACGCCAACGGCATCCGCATCGAGTTCATGCACAATCCGCCGCGCGACGCGCAGCGCTGA
- a CDS encoding GNAT family N-acetyltransferase — protein MSTYEFSADPRRVDRVTVHHWLSDLSYWARGRTREQQDVAIDNSRNYGVYDTETGAQLGYARIVTDGATFAWLCDVFVSPEVRGSGVGKTLMAGVVADVEPLGVRRVMLATADAHGLYAQFGFEGVRSPEKYMVLGAH, from the coding sequence GTGTCCACCTACGAGTTCTCCGCCGATCCCCGTCGAGTTGATCGGGTCACGGTTCACCACTGGCTGAGCGACCTGTCGTACTGGGCCCGGGGCCGCACGCGCGAGCAGCAGGATGTCGCGATCGATAACTCTCGCAACTACGGCGTCTACGACACCGAGACCGGTGCGCAGCTGGGATACGCGCGGATCGTGACGGATGGCGCAACCTTTGCCTGGTTGTGCGATGTGTTCGTCTCTCCCGAGGTCCGAGGCAGCGGTGTCGGAAAGACGCTCATGGCCGGCGTGGTCGCAGATGTCGAACCGCTCGGCGTGCGCCGGGTGATGCTTGCCACAGCTGACGCTCATGGTCTGTACGCGCAGTTCGGATTCGAGGGCGTGCGCTCGCCGGAGAAGTACATGGTTCTCGGCGCTCACTGA